One Rhodospirillaceae bacterium genomic window, GTGGGCACTGTGGGCGTATGGTGGCGGCGCTCTGCTTATTCTATCTATCTGGGTCCAGGTTCAGCTGTCCGTCGCATTCAATGATTGGTACAAAGGATTCTATGATCTTCTCCAAAAGTCTGGCGACTTCCTAGACAATCCCCAGGAGGGATTGACTATCTTCTACCAACAACTCGTCTCGATTGACTATGTGAGAGATGGTTTCAATGGAGCCCCTTCATTCCTTGAAATTGCTATTCCTTATATACTTTTAATGACCCTGACATCGTGGTTTACCCAGGTGTATGGCTTGCGGTGGCGACAGGCTATGACGTGGGGATATATTCCTAGATGGCGAAATGTCGAACAAGAAATTGAAGGCGCTTCTCAACGAATACAAGAGGATTGTAACCGGTTTGCCCGGATTATTGAGTCTTTGGGATTACAGATAGTGCGCGCCATCATGACCCTAGTCGCCTTTATACCTATTCTCTATGGGTTGAGTGACAAAGTGGATGTACCTTATTTTCGAGATATTGAGGGTTCACTGGTTTGGGGCGCCTTAATTGTTTCTATTGGCGGCCTGATCATTTCATGGTTTGTGGGATGGAAACTACCTGGCCTAGAATATAATAATCAGAAGGTTGAAGCGGCCTTCAGAAAGGACCTAGTCCTAGGAGAAGATGACAAAGTCAATTATGCAAAACCTGAAAACTTATGGGAATTATTTTTGGGAATACGATTTAATTATCATCGTCTATATTTGCATTATTCTTACTTCAATGTTTGGGTCCATACATATGACCAAGTAATGATATTAGCTCCTTATCTTTTAATGGGACCTGGTCTTTTTACCGGCATGGCAAGCTTGGGAGTTATGATGCAAGTAGGCAATGCCTTCCAAAAAGTTCATGGTGGATTCGCATTATTTTTACATAATTGGACCACCATCACTGAGTTGCGGTCCATATGGAAGCGGCTCAAAGAATTTGAGATCAACCTAGAGCGTTATGAGAGAGGCGCAAGAAGTCAAACTGGTTAAATAATAATCTGGCCTCACTAACTTGCTGTCGACCAAAGTTGGAGCTTGCCCTCTTTTAGCAATTAAGGAGTAGTAGAATGCTATATGTTGACGAAGCAATTCAAAGTCGCAAGTCGGTGCGTGCCTTTAAGGCCCAACCCGTACCCCAGGAAACTATTGCCCACATTTTAGACATTTCATCAAGAGCACCGAGTGGCACAAACACACAACCCTGGCGAGTTCATGTCCTCACAGGAAATTCTTTGAAGCGAGTTTCCGAGTCTGTACTTAGGGCGTTCCGGGAGGCCCCGGGCACGCACACTAACGATAGGCCTCACTACATGGAGACATGGCGTGATCCATACCTAGCGCGGCGCAGAAAAGTCGGATGGGATCTCTATAATCTTATGGGAATCAAGAAAGGCGAACGCCAGAAAACTCAGCAATTTCACTCTGAAAATTTCCGATTTTTCGGGGCACCTGTTGGCCTACTTTTCACCATTGATAGGGATATGGGTTGGATGAGCTGGTTAGATTATGGAATGTTTATCCAAAGTATCTGTATTGCGGCTAGGGGACAAGGGTTGCACACATGCCCACAGGCATCTTGGGGACAATTTCATAAAATTCTCGAGAAAGAGCTTGGACTCCAGCCACCTGAAATGGTCCACGTTGGCCTGAGCCTGGGATACGAGGATACGGAAGCTCCACAAAATAAACTGGAAACCATTCGAGAGCCCGTATCAAAATTTGCAGTTTTCCACACTTAACAAAAGGGCCACAGAAGGTTTAAGTCTAGGGTCTTGGAAATGTAATAAATCCCAAAATGAGCCCATTTTCTGCCAACAAACCATCTTTATTCATCATTATTTGCAATTATATCGATAATTATGCAGGTTATGCTTGTTTTTATGGCCTCAACTGTCCATATAGGCTTAATCAGATCTTCGAAGCCTGGGCGTGTCCTGCTTTGTCACGCCGACTAAAGCACTAAATACTCCATGCAAATCGTTGAACTGTTTTTTGAGATCCCCCTTATGTAAGGTGGAACATAAACATTATGTAGAGGAACTATCGATGGCTACAGGAACCGTGAAGTGGTTCAACCCAGTAAAGGGTTATGGATTTATAACTCCGGATGAGGGCGGCTCGGACGCCTTTGTTCATATCTCTGCTGTTGAGCGGGCTGGATTGTCCACACTTCAGGAAGGCCAAAACGTTAATTTCGACCTTGAGGCCGGACGCAATGGCAAAAGTTCAGCTGAAAATCTAACGATTGTAGAGTGAATTAGCGCTTATTACCGTGGGGAGCCCGCCGTTTTTGGCGGGCTTTTCCTGTTTTAGCGCCTCGCTTAAAGAACATTCACCTTTCT contains:
- a CDS encoding nitrobenzoate reductase, producing the protein MLYVDEAIQSRKSVRAFKAQPVPQETIAHILDISSRAPSGTNTQPWRVHVLTGNSLKRVSESVLRAFREAPGTHTNDRPHYMETWRDPYLARRRKVGWDLYNLMGIKKGERQKTQQFHSENFRFFGAPVGLLFTIDRDMGWMSWLDYGMFIQSICIAARGQGLHTCPQASWGQFHKILEKELGLQPPEMVHVGLSLGYEDTEAPQNKLETIREPVSKFAVFHT
- a CDS encoding cold-shock protein, translated to MATGTVKWFNPVKGYGFITPDEGGSDAFVHISAVERAGLSTLQEGQNVNFDLEAGRNGKSSAENLTIVE
- a CDS encoding transporter, with amino-acid sequence MLRSFYKTREWALWAYGGGALLILSIWVQVQLSVAFNDWYKGFYDLLQKSGDFLDNPQEGLTIFYQQLVSIDYVRDGFNGAPSFLEIAIPYILLMTLTSWFTQVYGLRWRQAMTWGYIPRWRNVEQEIEGASQRIQEDCNRFARIIESLGLQIVRAIMTLVAFIPILYGLSDKVDVPYFRDIEGSLVWGALIVSIGGLIISWFVGWKLPGLEYNNQKVEAAFRKDLVLGEDDKVNYAKPENLWELFLGIRFNYHRLYLHYSYFNVWVHTYDQVMILAPYLLMGPGLFTGMASLGVMMQVGNAFQKVHGGFALFLHNWTTITELRSIWKRLKEFEINLERYERGARSQTG